The following coding sequences are from one Dehalococcoidia bacterium window:
- a CDS encoding AIR synthase related protein — protein sequence MRLGKLPPDVLERLLAQLPHVDARVAVGPRPGEDAAVIAIGDARLVVTTDPITFVSARSAWYALQVNANDIAAMGTEPSWLALTALFPPETNERQLDALFSQLRTACLELGIEIVTGHTEVTDAVVRPVLVGTMLGLAPPEGAIGSGGAKVGDVLIVAGAAAVEGTAALAAEAGAALSAAGLTAEQIAEAAALIDDPGISVLAASRSLRSACRPHALHDATEGGIATAIRELAEASHLGVRVWLGEVPLLPITRTLCAALGLDPFGLLSSGCLLAAVAAEDVGDALRQLRHDGISAAKAGGFTPPGPLLALTERDAQSLPAFDRDEIARWFEAQPR from the coding sequence ATGCGCCTCGGGAAGTTGCCTCCGGACGTGCTCGAACGGCTGCTCGCGCAGCTGCCGCACGTCGATGCGCGCGTGGCCGTGGGGCCGCGACCGGGCGAAGATGCAGCGGTGATCGCGATCGGCGATGCGCGGCTGGTGGTGACCACCGATCCGATCACCTTCGTTTCCGCGCGCTCCGCCTGGTACGCGCTGCAGGTGAACGCCAACGACATCGCGGCGATGGGCACGGAGCCCTCCTGGCTGGCGCTGACGGCGCTGTTCCCACCCGAAACCAACGAGCGGCAGCTCGATGCGCTCTTTTCGCAGCTTCGCACGGCTTGCCTCGAGCTGGGCATAGAGATTGTCACCGGTCACACCGAGGTTACCGATGCGGTGGTGCGGCCGGTGCTGGTCGGTACGATGCTCGGCCTGGCGCCGCCGGAGGGAGCGATCGGCAGCGGCGGGGCGAAGGTGGGCGACGTGCTGATCGTCGCCGGTGCGGCCGCGGTCGAGGGCACCGCGGCGCTCGCGGCTGAGGCTGGGGCGGCGCTCTCTGCAGCGGGACTGACAGCGGAGCAGATCGCCGAAGCGGCTGCGCTGATCGATGATCCGGGCATCAGCGTCCTCGCCGCTTCGCGCAGCCTGCGCAGCGCTTGCCGGCCGCACGCGCTGCACGACGCGACCGAAGGCGGCATCGCCACGGCGATCCGCGAGCTGGCCGAAGCCTCGCATCTGGGCGTACGCGTGTGGCTGGGTGAGGTTCCGCTCTTGCCGATCACGCGGACCCTGTGCGCGGCGCTCGGCCTCGATCCGTTCGGCCTGCTGTCGTCCGGCTGCCTGCTGGCCGCGGTGGCGGCGGAAGACGTGGGGGACGCGCTGCGGCAGTTGCGGCACGATGGGATCAGCGCCGCGAAAGCCGGCGGGTTCACGCCGCCGGGTCCGCTGCTTGCGCTGACAGAGCGCGACGCACAATCGCTGCCGGCCTTCGATCGCGACGAAATCGCGCGCTGGTTCGAGGCGCAGCCGCGCTGA
- a CDS encoding Lrp/AsnC family transcriptional regulator — protein sequence MERTIDELDERIIEELRHDGRRSHAELARRLGVAESTVRNRVSRLLSDGYMQVVALTNLGSLGYNVEVLINVEVQAGALTQVAEALAQMEEVRYVGLTTGTFDMMIGASFHNTDELFAFISEKLNKTPGIWRTQTSHVLKVWKRNFDWSVLSPGPTA from the coding sequence ATGGAACGAACGATCGACGAGCTGGACGAGCGCATCATCGAGGAGCTCCGCCATGACGGACGGCGCAGCCACGCCGAGCTCGCGCGCCGTCTCGGCGTCGCCGAGAGCACCGTGCGCAACCGCGTCTCCCGCCTGCTCAGCGACGGCTACATGCAGGTCGTGGCGCTCACCAACCTCGGCAGCCTCGGCTACAACGTCGAGGTGCTGATCAACGTCGAAGTGCAGGCCGGCGCCTTGACGCAGGTCGCCGAGGCGCTGGCGCAGATGGAGGAAGTGCGCTACGTGGGCCTCACCACCGGCACCTTCGACATGATGATCGGCGCCTCGTTCCACAACACCGACGAGCTGTTCGCCTTCATCTCCGAGAAGCTGAACAAGACGCCCGGCATCTGGCGCACACAGACCTCGCACGTGCTCAAGGTTTGGAAACGCAACTTCGACTGGTCCGTGCTCAGCCCCGGCCCGACGGCGTAG
- a CDS encoding PEP/pyruvate-binding domain-containing protein codes for MESVIHWLHDCPDPSGAGVGGKGASLARLSAAGFPVPPGFVIGAAAYRAWIEHNALQPRIETLVATPDLRLPRVARAACVPLLEAVADATLPPELVEAAGAAYARLREQRGAALVVAVRSSALSEDGAASSSAGLYETFLNLRDEQSMLEGVANCYRSLWAQRAVQYRAFKQIDSAHEAMGVVVMEMVPARVSGVAFTVNPVTRDAGEIMINASWGLGEAIVSGRVTPDAYIVRKHDLAITGREIFDKEIMVLADPAGQSGTVSVAPPAAKRLSSALSDAELERLARLCLRVEQHYGGPQDVEWAFDDQQLFLLQSRPVTGLG; via the coding sequence TTGGAGTCGGTCATCCACTGGCTGCACGACTGTCCCGATCCGTCGGGCGCCGGCGTAGGCGGTAAGGGCGCGAGCCTGGCGCGGCTCAGCGCCGCCGGCTTTCCCGTGCCTCCCGGCTTCGTGATCGGCGCCGCCGCCTACCGCGCCTGGATCGAGCACAACGCCCTGCAGCCGCGGATCGAAACGCTGGTGGCCACCCCCGACCTGCGCCTGCCCAGGGTCGCGCGCGCGGCCTGCGTGCCGCTGCTCGAAGCGGTCGCGGACGCGACCCTGCCCCCGGAGCTGGTCGAGGCCGCCGGTGCCGCCTACGCCCGTCTGCGCGAGCAACGCGGTGCTGCGCTGGTCGTCGCCGTCCGCTCATCGGCCCTCTCCGAAGACGGCGCCGCCTCGTCCTCCGCGGGCTTGTATGAGACATTTCTGAACCTGCGCGATGAGCAAAGCATGCTCGAGGGCGTAGCGAACTGCTACCGCTCGCTCTGGGCGCAACGGGCCGTGCAGTATCGCGCCTTCAAGCAGATCGACTCGGCGCACGAGGCGATGGGTGTGGTCGTCATGGAGATGGTACCGGCGCGCGTATCCGGCGTGGCCTTTACCGTCAACCCGGTGACCCGCGATGCCGGCGAAATCATGATCAACGCCAGTTGGGGGCTGGGCGAAGCGATCGTCTCCGGCAGAGTCACGCCGGATGCGTACATCGTGCGCAAGCACGACCTGGCGATCACGGGCCGTGAGATCTTCGATAAGGAGATCATGGTGCTCGCAGACCCAGCCGGGCAGTCTGGCACCGTCAGCGTAGCGCCTCCGGCGGCGAAACGCCTGTCCAGCGCCCTCAGCGATGCCGAACTCGAACGGCTCGCACGTCTCTGCCTGCGTGTCGAGCAGCACTATGGAGGCCCTCAGGACGTGGAATGGGCCTTTGACGACCAGCAGCTGTTCTTGCTGCAGTCGCGCCCGGTCACCGGCCTGGGATGA
- a CDS encoding flavin reductase family protein — MTESVQTVDLAQFKRALGLWASGVTVVTTRTEGLVYCMTASSFSSLSVDPLLIIVCIARNARLHELLDEGGAFAVNVLRDDQRALGEAFSRSGREPAERIDGVATFDGPTGSPIFSPCLAYLDCTVHKIYDGGDHSIVVGEVRAAGSDESAMPLVYFNRGYRAVRDLEY; from the coding sequence GTGACCGAGAGCGTACAGACGGTCGATCTCGCGCAGTTTAAGCGCGCCCTCGGGCTGTGGGCCTCCGGCGTCACCGTCGTCACCACGCGCACCGAAGGCCTGGTCTACTGCATGACCGCGAGTTCGTTCTCGTCGCTTTCGGTCGATCCACTGCTGATCATCGTCTGCATCGCGCGTAACGCCCGGCTGCACGAGCTGCTGGACGAGGGGGGTGCCTTCGCCGTGAACGTCCTACGCGACGATCAGCGGGCGCTGGGTGAGGCGTTCTCGCGCTCTGGCCGGGAGCCGGCGGAACGGATCGACGGCGTGGCTACGTTCGACGGTCCGACCGGCAGTCCGATCTTCTCGCCCTGCCTTGCGTACCTGGACTGCACGGTGCACAAGATCTACGACGGCGGTGACCACAGCATCGTCGTCGGCGAAGTGCGGGCAGCGGGCTCGGACGAAAGCGCTATGCCGCTGGTCTACTTCAACCGCGGCTACCGCGCCGTGCGGGACCTGGAGTATTGA
- a CDS encoding methylated-DNA--[protein]-cysteine S-methyltransferase → MIYVSRTETPFGLLYLASTDRRLIASAGPDWARTSALAWGALHWPAQALEPAGALHRPFHRQVAAYFLGRLRRFELELALDGDTLVARGWRAALEIPFACTLTYGELALDAGAPGAARAMGRSMSLCPLPLFVPCHRVVGAGGKPCGNRESWQKRESLLAFERGCSAAT, encoded by the coding sequence GTGATCTACGTCTCGCGCACCGAGACGCCGTTCGGCCTCCTCTACCTCGCCTCCACGGACCGTCGCCTGATCGCCAGCGCCGGCCCCGACTGGGCCCGCACCTCGGCGCTTGCCTGGGGCGCGCTGCACTGGCCCGCCCAGGCGCTTGAGCCGGCCGGCGCGCTGCATCGACCCTTCCACAGGCAGGTCGCGGCCTACTTCCTCGGCAGGCTGCGCCGCTTCGAGCTCGAGCTGGCGCTCGACGGCGACACGCTGGTCGCCCGCGGCTGGCGCGCCGCGCTGGAGATTCCCTTCGCCTGCACGCTCACCTACGGCGAGCTGGCGCTTGATGCCGGCGCGCCGGGCGCCGCGCGGGCGATGGGCCGCTCAATGTCGCTCTGTCCGCTGCCGCTGTTTGTACCCTGCCACCGCGTGGTCGGCGCGGGCGGCAAGCCGTGCGGCAACCGCGAATCCTGGCAAAAGCGCGAGTCCCTGCTCGCCTTTGAGCGTGGCTGTAGCGCAGCTACCTGA